From a single Candidatus Schekmanbacteria bacterium genomic region:
- a CDS encoding undecaprenyl/decaprenyl-phosphate alpha-N-acetylglucosaminyl 1-phosphate transferase, which yields MSYFILIFACALVLSLALTPLARKVGIKTGIINTPSSERLNMAATPLLGGAAIYLSFLIALIIFRSEFRIDQCFGIFTGATLVSFFGLYDDWRELNPALKFGGQLIPLFVLVSTGVKVEIFESEFINILITGLWVIGITNSINLLDNMDGIAGGVASIASLSFLVLAIMNGQYLVGSLAAAMLGACLGFLRYNLNPARIFMGDTGSMFIGFLLASVGIKLRFPGLAVENTWMIPVVILSFPIFDTTLVTISRAKKGLNPFTTPGKDHSTHRLCLLGLSHKKVAYVVYLISLLFGALGVLIFYFPGITGYMVFAATILIGIIGVVFMERLYEGKRN from the coding sequence ATGAGCTATTTTATTTTAATATTTGCGTGCGCCCTCGTATTATCATTGGCACTGACACCACTTGCAAGAAAAGTTGGCATAAAAACAGGAATAATTAATACCCCCAGCTCTGAGAGACTTAACATGGCTGCTACCCCTCTGCTTGGCGGTGCTGCAATTTATTTATCATTTCTCATCGCTCTAATCATATTCAGGTCAGAATTCAGAATAGATCAGTGTTTCGGTATATTTACCGGAGCAACCCTTGTATCATTTTTCGGTTTATACGACGACTGGAGGGAGCTTAATCCTGCCTTGAAATTTGGAGGTCAGCTAATTCCACTTTTTGTCCTGGTTTCAACCGGAGTAAAAGTAGAAATATTCGAGTCAGAATTTATAAATATACTAATAACAGGATTATGGGTTATTGGAATAACCAACTCCATCAACCTCCTTGACAACATGGATGGGATAGCTGGAGGAGTTGCATCTATTGCTTCACTTTCTTTTTTAGTACTTGCGATAATGAACGGGCAGTATCTTGTTGGAAGCCTTGCTGCAGCTATGCTTGGCGCCTGTCTAGGTTTTTTAAGATACAATTTGAATCCCGCACGTATTTTCATGGGAGATACCGGGAGCATGTTCATAGGTTTTCTTCTCGCTTCAGTCGGCATAAAATTAAGATTCCCGGGGTTAGCGGTGGAAAACACATGGATGATCCCTGTTGTGATACTTTCATTTCCAATATTTGATACAACATTAGTAACCATCTCACGTGCTAAAAAAGGATTAAACCCATTTACTACACCAGGCAAAGATCATTCAACTCACAGGCTCTGTCTGTTGGGTTTGTCGCATAAAAAAGTAGCATATGTTGTTTACCTTATATCATTATTATTCGGAGCCCTCGGGGTATTGATTTTCTATTTCCCGGGTATAACCGGTTATATGGTATTTGCCGCAACGATATTAATCGGAATAATCGGTGTTGTTTTCATGGAAAGGCTTTACGAAGGTAAACGCAATTAG